From a region of the Cyanobacteriota bacterium genome:
- the trpS gene encoding tryptophan--tRNA ligase, with the protein MTRQRVLSGVQPTGNLHLGNYLGAIRNWVEGQSQYENFFCVVDLHAITTPHNPQTLAEDTYTIAALYLACGIDPSQASIFVQSHIPAHSELAWLLNCITPLNWLQDMVQFKEKAVKQGENVSAGLLDYPVLMAADILLYQADKVPVGDDQKQHLELTRDIAARFNHLFAKDNPVLKLPEPLISQAGARVMSLTDGTKKMSKSDPSEQSRINLLDSPEDIEKKIKRCKTDPIRGLTFDDPERPECHNLLTLYTILSGQTKEAVANECREMGWGQFKPLLTEVTIAALKPIQDRYRQIRREAGYLESILRQGREQAEAVAVTTLTQVKTALGYSLP; encoded by the coding sequence ATGACCAGGCAGCGTGTTCTTTCTGGCGTTCAACCCACTGGCAATTTGCATCTAGGCAATTATCTGGGAGCTATCCGCAATTGGGTAGAAGGGCAAAGCCAGTATGAAAATTTCTTCTGTGTTGTGGATTTACACGCCATTACTACACCCCATAATCCCCAGACCTTAGCAGAAGATACTTACACGATCGCAGCCCTCTACCTCGCTTGTGGTATTGATCCTAGCCAAGCTAGTATCTTTGTTCAGTCCCACATTCCTGCCCATAGTGAACTAGCATGGCTGTTGAATTGCATCACCCCGCTAAACTGGTTGCAAGACATGGTGCAGTTCAAAGAAAAGGCTGTAAAGCAGGGAGAAAATGTCAGCGCGGGGCTGTTGGACTACCCAGTATTGATGGCAGCTGATATTTTGCTCTACCAAGCCGATAAGGTGCCCGTTGGGGATGATCAAAAACAACATCTAGAGTTAACCCGTGATATCGCTGCCCGCTTCAATCACCTGTTTGCTAAAGACAACCCCGTGCTGAAGTTACCAGAACCGCTAATTAGTCAGGCTGGTGCTAGAGTCATGAGCCTCACCGATGGCACAAAGAAAATGTCAAAGTCGGATCCGTCTGAGCAGAGTCGAATTAATTTACTGGATAGCCCAGAAGACATTGAGAAAAAAATTAAGCGCTGTAAGACCGATCCAATTCGGGGATTGACGTTTGATGATCCAGAACGACCAGAGTGCCATAACTTGTTAACGCTTTATACCATTCTCTCTGGCCAGACGAAGGAGGCTGTGGCCAATGAATGTCGGGAGATGGGATGGGGGCAATTTAAGCCTTTGTTGACCGAGGTTACGATCGCCGCCCTTAAGCCCATCCAAGATCGCTATCGACAGATTCGTCGTGAGGCTGGCTATTTAGAGTCTATATTGCGTCAGGGACGTGAACAAGCGGAGGCGGTTGCTGTAACAACGCTAACCCAGGTAAAGACCGCCTTAGGATACTCGTTGCCTTAA